The following proteins are encoded in a genomic region of Paenibacillus sp. FSL R7-0273:
- a CDS encoding ABC transporter permease — MSVFSSICRNKNLIMQLAKRDILVKYRGSILGKIWAILNPLIMLIIYTIVFGEIFKSKWGNTENESTFIFGLTLFTGMIVYNLFSEVLSRSATIIQSNVNYVKKIIFPLEILVVVLMLTALFNGLISLIVLIIMNVFLGQALSWTIFLIPVVLFPIILLSMGLAWFLAALGVFFKDTNYIVTLILQIVLFLSPVFYSIENVPDYLKGIYNFNPLGIVIQQMREIVLWGEIPDWIQWANITSISILIFVAGYYFFIKLKGAFADVI, encoded by the coding sequence ATGTCTGTTTTTTCATCGATTTGCAGAAATAAAAATTTAATTATGCAACTGGCAAAAAGGGATATATTAGTTAAATACCGAGGTTCTATTTTGGGGAAAATTTGGGCGATTCTGAATCCTTTGATTATGCTGATCATCTATACTATTGTCTTCGGTGAGATATTTAAGTCCAAATGGGGAAATACCGAAAATGAGAGTACATTTATTTTTGGCCTGACTCTTTTTACGGGGATGATTGTATATAACTTGTTTTCAGAGGTGTTAAGCCGGTCAGCCACAATCATTCAATCTAATGTTAATTATGTGAAAAAAATAATATTCCCTCTTGAAATATTAGTTGTTGTTTTAATGCTAACCGCTTTATTTAATGGACTTATTAGCCTGATTGTACTGATTATAATGAATGTTTTTTTAGGACAAGCCTTATCTTGGACGATTTTCCTCATTCCCGTGGTTTTATTTCCAATTATTTTATTATCTATGGGCTTAGCCTGGTTTTTGGCTGCATTGGGAGTCTTCTTTAAAGACACAAATTATATTGTGACATTGATTCTTCAAATTGTACTTTTTCTTTCCCCGGTTTTTTATTCAATAGAAAATGTTCCTGACTATTTGAAGGGTATTTATAATTTTAATCCTCTTGGAATTGTAATACAGCAGATGAGGGAAATTGTATTATGGGGTGAAATTCCGGACTGGATACAATGGGCCAATATTACCTCGATATCCATTTTAATTTTTGTGGCTGGTTATTATTTCTTTATAAAGTTGAAGGGAGCCTTTGCAGATGTTATCTGA
- a CDS encoding O-antigen ligase family protein — MSKPVYGKNAAQSRNVEKISSQVWALAVAFILFLIWTPFQVGLFNGQSLDFEKPIYIASVLSSFLLLVWIGLYFTKFKIEEQRDLVVVAALLLPITYALSLFGAASHYMAMNMLLIQSMYIAIFIIALYLLKQKRLNVVIQNAILAISYFIVMFGLINWLGGAKFAGGLIGWFSNTVINGIYLDAVMTDSNGLRLTSVFQYANTYAAFLMAFLFVAVFALIRSKKWYGTLTHGFMLVPIIVSLLLTLSRGGLVMLPVVFILLLVLLKPAQQILWIIHLAIAGIAALAVTNPLTSLGTELNAAFTSGAALKGWAYLIIASLVVAGLGWVIQHYVAPWLESKLGAWGSRKGTGLWLPLGSLVLVGIVAFLLIGTSVRSILPANIETRLENINFKQHSVLERFTFYKDAMKVVKDHPIIGAGGGGWASLYEQYQNNPYTSRQAHNFFLQYLIEVGIVGFIVFIGFIGYVFYKYIRGYLKRDQDDFANGYFFYIIALSILVHSLLDFNLSYAFMGLLVFLSLAGMGISMDNKVLRGNWNKAGLRIGYLSAVAVGTVFLLFLSINYLSSSNSAMNAKNLVGVSQSYEEIKAPLVKALDKRPFHPESVIYLSSVDQQVFTQTQDSQYIDEAYNTVTRALEDEPNNKELLKQLAGIYDLKGQADLAFTVYQDNAYKFYWDIEWYDAIISRSFSLSYTAHELQDTAKKQEYITTGLNAYKHVVDGVEHLKTLPPEQLQGRPFSVTPNIALNAGKLQLMSGDNELAAATLKSGLSEDYADATNRDIARWYLAALKRSGGQDQAVYDLLIAADAAEAAQIDAIAGQQF, encoded by the coding sequence GTGTCGAAACCAGTATACGGTAAAAATGCAGCCCAGTCGAGAAATGTAGAAAAGATATCCAGCCAGGTGTGGGCATTGGCGGTTGCTTTTATTTTGTTTCTGATCTGGACCCCGTTCCAGGTTGGCTTGTTCAACGGGCAGTCGTTAGATTTTGAGAAGCCGATCTACATAGCCTCAGTACTTAGCAGTTTCCTGCTGCTGGTCTGGATAGGCTTGTACTTTACAAAGTTCAAGATTGAGGAGCAGCGTGACTTGGTCGTAGTTGCTGCATTGCTGCTTCCTATAACATATGCGTTGTCGCTTTTTGGTGCAGCTTCGCATTATATGGCGATGAATATGCTGCTTATTCAGAGCATGTACATTGCAATATTCATTATAGCGTTATATCTGCTCAAGCAAAAGCGACTAAATGTTGTCATACAGAATGCGATTCTTGCTATCTCCTATTTTATCGTAATGTTTGGCCTGATTAACTGGCTTGGCGGCGCGAAATTTGCCGGAGGTCTGATTGGATGGTTTTCGAATACAGTAATTAATGGTATTTATCTGGATGCGGTCATGACCGACTCTAACGGTCTGCGTTTAACCTCCGTTTTCCAATATGCGAATACTTATGCCGCCTTTTTGATGGCGTTTCTGTTTGTAGCGGTATTTGCCCTGATCCGCTCTAAAAAGTGGTATGGGACGCTGACACACGGTTTTATGCTGGTGCCCATTATCGTTTCATTGCTGCTTACCTTATCCCGCGGCGGACTTGTTATGTTGCCTGTCGTGTTTATCCTGCTGCTAGTGCTGCTAAAACCAGCCCAGCAGATCCTCTGGATTATTCATCTGGCGATTGCAGGTATTGCTGCACTGGCGGTAACGAACCCGCTGACCTCTCTCGGAACCGAGCTGAATGCAGCATTCACTTCCGGGGCTGCATTAAAGGGTTGGGCTTACCTGATCATTGCTTCTCTGGTAGTAGCCGGGCTAGGATGGGTTATACAACATTATGTAGCACCTTGGCTGGAGAGTAAGCTTGGTGCCTGGGGATCACGCAAAGGAACCGGCCTCTGGCTTCCGCTCGGCTCACTTGTTCTTGTAGGAATTGTCGCCTTTCTGCTGATCGGAACAAGCGTACGCAGCATCCTGCCTGCGAACATCGAAACCCGTCTGGAGAATATTAACTTTAAGCAGCACAGTGTATTGGAACGGTTCACTTTTTATAAAGATGCTATGAAGGTTGTTAAGGATCATCCCATTATCGGAGCCGGCGGCGGCGGCTGGGCATCTCTTTATGAGCAATATCAGAACAACCCTTATACCAGCCGTCAGGCACACAACTTCTTCCTGCAGTATCTGATTGAGGTTGGGATTGTCGGATTTATCGTGTTTATTGGATTTATCGGGTATGTTTTCTACAAATATATCCGTGGCTATCTCAAGCGTGACCAGGATGACTTTGCTAATGGCTACTTCTTCTATATCATTGCACTATCCATACTCGTGCACAGCTTACTGGATTTCAACTTAAGTTATGCTTTTATGGGCCTCCTGGTCTTCCTCAGTCTTGCCGGCATGGGCATTTCAATGGATAATAAGGTGCTGCGCGGTAACTGGAACAAGGCTGGCCTGCGGATAGGTTACCTGTCAGCAGTTGCTGTCGGAACCGTCTTTCTTCTGTTCCTGTCCATTAATTACTTGAGCTCCAGCAATTCAGCGATGAACGCCAAGAATCTTGTTGGTGTCAGCCAGTCCTATGAAGAGATCAAGGCACCTCTGGTGAAGGCACTGGACAAGCGTCCCTTCCATCCTGAATCGGTCATATATCTTTCATCCGTAGATCAGCAGGTCTTTACCCAGACCCAGGATTCTCAGTACATTGATGAAGCCTATAACACTGTAACCCGGGCGCTGGAAGATGAGCCTAATAATAAGGAATTGCTGAAGCAGCTTGCCGGTATTTACGATCTGAAAGGACAAGCCGATCTTGCCTTTACTGTATACCAGGATAATGCTTATAAATTCTACTGGGATATTGAATGGTACGATGCCATTATTAGCCGCTCGTTCTCTTTGAGCTACACGGCTCATGAGCTGCAGGATACTGCCAAGAAACAGGAATATATTACTACCGGTCTTAATGCTTATAAGCATGTGGTTGATGGAGTGGAGCATTTAAAGACACTGCCGCCTGAACAGCTGCAGGGACGTCCATTCTCCGTTACGCCTAACATCGCATTGAATGCCGGTAAGCTGCAGCTGATGTCCGGGGATAATGAGCTTGCGGCTGCAACCCTTAAATCAGGTCTTAGCGAAGATTACGCAGATGCTACTAACCGTGACATCGCCCGCTGGTACCTGGCTGCGTTGAAGCGCAGCGGCGGACAGGATCAGGCTGTCTATGACCTGCTGATTGCTGCTGATGCAGCGGAAGCGGCGCAGATTGATGCGATTGCCGGACAGCAGTTCTAA
- the galU gene encoding UTP--glucose-1-phosphate uridylyltransferase GalU translates to MKIRKAIIPAAGLGTRFLPATKAMPKEMLPIVDKPTIQYIVEEAVASGIEDIIIVTGKGKRAIEDHFDNSFELEFNLAEKQKWELLESVRKSSEMADIHYIRQKEPRGLGHAIWCARKFIGNEPFAVLLGDDIVEADKPCLKQMIEVYEEYKSSIVGVQPVPWEEVSRYGLVDGTQLADRVYKANRLVEKPKREDAPSNLAILGRYILTPRIFDMLGEQQVGVGGEIQLTDAIARLSDVERIIAYDFEGRRHDVGEKMGFIQTTIHYALQHEELKEGLLEYLKEVIDSEAAKTGKL, encoded by the coding sequence ATGAAAATCCGTAAAGCGATTATTCCCGCGGCTGGTCTGGGTACACGCTTCCTGCCTGCTACCAAAGCGATGCCCAAAGAAATGCTGCCGATTGTAGACAAGCCAACGATTCAATATATTGTCGAAGAAGCTGTTGCCTCTGGTATTGAAGACATTATCATCGTCACGGGTAAGGGCAAACGGGCGATTGAGGACCATTTTGACAATTCATTTGAGCTGGAGTTTAATCTCGCCGAGAAGCAGAAGTGGGAACTTCTTGAGTCTGTGCGCAAATCCTCTGAGATGGCCGACATCCATTATATCCGGCAAAAGGAGCCGCGCGGCCTGGGACATGCCATCTGGTGTGCCCGCAAATTTATCGGTAATGAGCCGTTTGCAGTATTGCTAGGCGACGATATCGTCGAAGCAGATAAACCTTGTCTCAAGCAGATGATCGAGGTCTACGAAGAATATAAATCCTCCATTGTCGGGGTACAGCCTGTACCATGGGAAGAGGTATCCCGCTACGGTCTTGTAGACGGCACCCAACTGGCAGATCGTGTCTACAAAGCTAACCGGCTGGTGGAAAAGCCAAAGCGTGAAGATGCGCCATCTAACCTGGCTATTCTGGGGCGTTATATCCTGACTCCGCGCATCTTTGATATGCTGGGCGAACAGCAGGTGGGGGTAGGCGGAGAAATCCAGCTTACAGATGCGATCGCACGTCTGAGTGATGTGGAACGGATCATTGCCTATGATTTCGAAGGCAGACGGCATGACGTCGGCGAGAAGATGGGTTTTATCCAGACGACGATTCATTATGCGCTGCAGCATGAGGAGCTTAAGGAAGGGCTGCTGGAGTACCTTAAAGAGGTTATTGACAGTGAGGCTGCGAAGACAGGTAAGCTGTAA
- a CDS encoding U32 family peptidase: protein MNEQGIRREDVELLAPAGDWECMRAAVANGADAVFFGVEKFNARARANNFRMDELPEIMAFLHSYGVKGFLTFNILVFENELADAKELIDACIDAGVDAVIVQDLGLVRMIREISPDFPIHGSTQMTITSPEAVEFTKPWGMERVVLGRENNLKQIKTIGDQARLPMEVFVHGALCVSYSGQCLTSEMWGGRSANRGECAQACRLPYDLMVDGVIQPMGDVTYLLSPKDLAAIDLMPELIEAGVTSFKIEGRLKTPEYVANVVSKYRKAIDRYFDGNWSPTSKEDMRELQQSFSRGFTHGFLEGTNNKKLVDGTFPKSRGVYMGTVEQILRDGVVCRIHAPLKRGDGIVFDAGDPTKKEEGGRVYDLRRKGVKLEGEAGEGWIVDIVPGRNDVDLRRLHVGDRIWKTNDPALDKSLRQSYETEKPYRVFPVQVKVEGRVGEPLATWWTDVQKNVTVQVNSELLLEAAQKRPMDTALLEEQFGRLGGTVFQLEALESQLEGDVIVPMRELNSIRRQAVELLAGERPKPPVYVKRAVEVYGDAARRGGAGLRGEAELTALCRSLPQVQAALEAGVTNIYADFEFIKQFPAAVDAVRAAGASIALATPRIHMPGENGYHANILRLQPDAVLVRNTGALYYYLKHRMEHPDAQHPRLIGDFSLNIANHKAVDLFLESGLDAVTPSYDLNIQQMVDLLGRSDTSRMEVVIHQHLPMFHTEHCVYCTFMSEGTNYTNCGRPCEEQRASLQDRIGMSHPVRVDEGCRNTVYNAVEQSGAEYLNNFRDLGVSSFRVEFLEETPEQVEEVISLYTRALRGEISGTQVWKSLKATNQLGVTRGQLVNAK, encoded by the coding sequence ATGAACGAGCAAGGAATACGCAGAGAAGACGTAGAGCTGCTGGCTCCGGCCGGTGACTGGGAGTGTATGCGTGCAGCAGTGGCGAACGGTGCGGATGCGGTCTTTTTTGGCGTAGAAAAGTTTAATGCGCGGGCGAGAGCCAACAACTTCCGCATGGACGAGCTGCCGGAGATTATGGCGTTTCTTCATAGCTATGGAGTGAAGGGCTTTTTGACGTTTAATATACTGGTGTTTGAGAATGAGCTGGCAGATGCCAAGGAACTGATCGATGCTTGTATTGATGCAGGTGTGGATGCGGTAATTGTCCAGGATTTGGGGCTGGTGCGTATGATCCGCGAAATCTCCCCCGACTTCCCGATTCACGGCTCGACGCAAATGACGATTACTTCACCGGAAGCGGTGGAATTTACCAAGCCCTGGGGTATGGAACGTGTCGTACTTGGACGTGAAAATAACCTAAAGCAGATCAAGACGATTGGTGATCAGGCCCGCCTGCCAATGGAGGTGTTTGTGCACGGTGCGCTGTGTGTTTCCTATTCGGGTCAGTGTCTGACCTCGGAAATGTGGGGCGGACGGTCTGCGAACCGTGGTGAATGCGCCCAGGCCTGCCGTCTTCCGTATGATCTGATGGTAGATGGTGTTATTCAACCGATGGGTGATGTGACGTATCTGTTGTCTCCGAAGGATCTGGCGGCGATTGACCTGATGCCTGAGCTGATTGAGGCGGGCGTGACCTCCTTCAAAATCGAAGGCCGGCTCAAGACCCCGGAATACGTGGCGAACGTGGTCAGCAAATACCGTAAAGCGATTGACCGTTACTTTGACGGGAACTGGTCGCCGACCTCCAAGGAGGATATGCGTGAGCTGCAGCAGAGCTTTTCGCGCGGCTTTACGCATGGTTTCCTCGAAGGGACGAATAACAAGAAGCTGGTAGATGGAACATTTCCAAAAAGCCGCGGTGTTTACATGGGCACCGTGGAGCAGATCCTGCGCGATGGCGTAGTCTGCCGCATCCATGCTCCGCTTAAGCGCGGGGACGGGATTGTTTTTGACGCCGGTGATCCTACGAAGAAGGAAGAGGGCGGACGCGTCTATGACCTGCGCCGTAAAGGCGTGAAGCTTGAGGGCGAGGCCGGCGAGGGCTGGATCGTTGACATCGTGCCCGGCCGTAACGATGTAGACCTGCGCAGACTGCACGTCGGCGACCGCATCTGGAAGACTAATGACCCGGCGCTCGATAAGTCGCTGCGTCAGTCCTACGAAACCGAGAAGCCGTACCGTGTCTTCCCGGTACAAGTGAAGGTCGAGGGCCGCGTTGGCGAGCCGCTTGCCACCTGGTGGACCGACGTTCAGAAGAACGTTACGGTTCAAGTGAACTCGGAGCTGCTGCTGGAAGCCGCGCAGAAGCGCCCGATGGACACCGCCCTGCTGGAAGAGCAATTCGGCCGCCTTGGCGGGACCGTGTTCCAGCTTGAGGCGCTTGAGTCGCAGCTGGAAGGCGACGTGATCGTGCCTATGCGCGAGCTGAACAGCATCCGCCGTCAGGCGGTGGAGCTGCTTGCCGGCGAGCGCCCGAAGCCGCCCGTCTACGTGAAACGGGCGGTAGAGGTCTATGGCGACGCTGCCCGCAGGGGCGGCGCCGGGCTGCGCGGTGAAGCGGAGCTCACCGCGCTGTGCCGCAGCCTGCCGCAGGTGCAGGCTGCACTCGAAGCCGGCGTAACGAACATATACGCCGATTTCGAGTTCATCAAGCAGTTCCCGGCAGCGGTAGACGCTGTACGGGCTGCGGGAGCCAGTATTGCGCTGGCTACGCCGCGCATCCATATGCCGGGCGAAAACGGCTACCACGCCAATATTCTGCGCCTGCAGCCGGATGCTGTGCTGGTGCGCAACACCGGTGCGCTGTATTACTATCTCAAGCACCGGATGGAGCATCCGGATGCACAGCATCCGCGCCTGATCGGTGACTTCTCACTGAACATCGCTAACCACAAAGCAGTTGACCTGTTCCTGGAATCCGGTCTGGATGCAGTAACGCCATCCTATGACCTGAATATTCAGCAGATGGTCGATCTACTGGGACGTAGTGATACCTCGCGTATGGAGGTAGTGATTCATCAGCATCTGCCGATGTTTCATACAGAGCACTGTGTGTACTGTACCTTCATGAGTGAAGGCACCAACTACACCAACTGCGGCCGTCCATGTGAAGAGCAGCGCGCTTCACTGCAGGACCGTATCGGTATGTCACATCCGGTCCGTGTTGACGAAGGCTGCCGCAATACTGTATATAATGCAGTAGAGCAGTCCGGTGCAGAATACCTGAACAATTTCCGCGATCTGGGCGTCTCTTCCTTCCGGGTAGAATTCCTGGAGGAAACACCGGAGCAGGTTGAAGAAGTTATCAGCCTCTATACGCGCGCTCTGCGTGGTGAAATCTCCGGTACCCAAGTCTGGAAGAGCCTTAAGGCAACCAATCAGCTTGGTGTAACGCGGGGACAGCTGGTTAACGCTAAGTAA
- the rfbA gene encoding glucose-1-phosphate thymidylyltransferase RfbA, which produces MKGIILAGGSGTRLYPLTMVTSKQLLPVYDKPMIYYPLSTLMLAGIKDILIISTTEDTPRFENLLGDGSQFGISLQYIVQPSPDGLAQAFILGESFIGEDSVAMILGDNIYYGNGMTKILKQAASKESGATVFGYHVPDPERFGVVEFDKDGKVLSVEEKPVSPKSNYAVTGLYFYDNRVVSLAKEVKPSHRGELEITSINEAYLKMGELDVALLGRGFTWLDTGTHQSLVDATNFVRTIEDHQGIKISAPEEIAYINGWITKEHLLECGHKLSKTGYGQYLIKVANGKIQF; this is translated from the coding sequence ATGAAAGGTATAATTCTTGCGGGAGGAAGCGGCACTCGCCTTTACCCTCTCACAATGGTGACCAGCAAACAGTTATTGCCAGTCTATGATAAACCAATGATTTATTACCCTCTATCTACCCTGATGCTGGCAGGCATCAAAGATATTTTAATTATCTCCACTACTGAGGACACACCCCGTTTCGAAAATCTGCTCGGCGATGGGTCCCAGTTTGGCATTTCGCTTCAATACATTGTTCAGCCCAGTCCAGACGGACTTGCGCAGGCTTTTATTCTCGGTGAATCATTCATCGGGGAAGATTCCGTTGCGATGATACTCGGAGACAATATCTATTACGGAAATGGTATGACCAAGATTTTAAAGCAGGCTGCTAGTAAAGAAAGCGGCGCCACCGTATTCGGATATCATGTGCCCGATCCCGAACGCTTTGGCGTGGTCGAATTTGATAAAGATGGCAAAGTTCTCAGTGTGGAAGAGAAACCAGTAAGCCCCAAGTCTAATTATGCGGTAACAGGTCTTTATTTCTATGACAATCGTGTTGTTTCTTTGGCTAAAGAGGTGAAGCCATCACACCGGGGCGAATTGGAGATCACGTCCATTAATGAAGCCTATTTAAAAATGGGCGAGCTGGATGTCGCTCTGCTGGGACGAGGCTTCACATGGTTGGATACGGGAACACACCAAAGTCTGGTCGATGCTACTAACTTTGTCAGAACGATTGAAGATCATCAAGGCATTAAAATTTCTGCTCCTGAAGAGATCGCTTATATAAACGGCTGGATTACAAAGGAACATCTGCTGGAGTGTGGGCATAAGCTGAGTAAAACCGGATACGGTCAATACCTGATTAAGGTGGCTAACGGAAAAATCCAATTTTAA
- the rfbC gene encoding dTDP-4-dehydrorhamnose 3,5-epimerase → MNFTKTNLEGVLVVEPEVFGDHRGWFMETYSEAKFQEQNLNYKFVQDNQSYSAEKGTLRGLHYQLNPKAQTKLVRCTRGSIYDVAVDIRQGSPSYGKWFGIELTAENKKQLLIPKGFAHGFMTLTEDVEVQYKCDELYAPECDGGILWNDPDIGIEWPINVSPVLSAKDENAPLLKEISVNFVY, encoded by the coding sequence ATGAATTTTACCAAGACTAATTTGGAAGGCGTTCTCGTTGTCGAACCCGAAGTTTTTGGAGACCACCGCGGCTGGTTTATGGAGACATATAGTGAAGCAAAATTCCAGGAACAAAATCTTAATTACAAGTTCGTTCAGGACAATCAGTCTTACTCAGCCGAAAAAGGAACATTGCGCGGTCTTCATTATCAATTAAATCCAAAAGCTCAAACCAAGCTTGTCCGCTGTACACGAGGGTCCATCTATGATGTAGCAGTAGATATCCGTCAAGGGAGCCCTTCTTACGGTAAATGGTTCGGTATTGAGCTAACGGCTGAGAATAAGAAGCAATTGTTAATCCCTAAGGGTTTTGCCCACGGATTCATGACGCTGACAGAGGATGTGGAAGTCCAGTATAAGTGCGATGAATTGTATGCACCTGAATGTGACGGTGGTATTTTGTGGAATGATCCAGACATTGGTATTGAGTGGCCGATTAATGTTTCTCCGGTACTGTCTGCCAAAGATGAGAATGCCCCGTTGCTTAAGGAAATCTCGGTTAACTTCGTCTATTAA